One stretch of Serinicoccus hydrothermalis DNA includes these proteins:
- a CDS encoding alpha/beta hydrolase gives MSLDIPGWMTGDAGPVRTAARGLRSAAGVVDDERAGLRRTLGQAATALGWEGQITDRADEAANPAQDGLRIMQEDLHAAGGALDDLAGALEDHGPTLREIQSDWDALHADKPRTEVTYYTGEEIGTVDWAEVRRREDALRDRAEHPKEMLRTADRGCRDTLAQVRSSLAALEPGSSTASFTRSQAPQGTWQVFRDQGLVNTAADEALLVRIARAQDPNAVRALLDELDQQRLAGFLQRNPYVMAALATDDEPRNADDPVLSGLWEAIGELEDGQITDPRSIEGIRDYWAGLSPQEQQRLRLLYPTLVGTLDGIPVEHRAAANRLLVESAIDVEQQRLAVLQSMPDNAATREQALDDLPGWYPDWLGEKILEGLMHDEAQTLLHDFRLRDQEVERSLARLEFYEGLMEPLERPRFADVEDATGTVLPADARAVLLFDPRGDGRYAEWHGEFDSDNVGIFVPGTTTDMSNIGGYAQRVERWAREPNTSGVTWMGVDLPNSVASDATQTRYSEDGGQALLRFVEGLGMSERTVTAVGHSAGGGIVGFADVYGLDVDRTMLVAPSGSGLGLHRPLPWPLAPWGAQPSTPNEYPPQTWDGHDRQVQRFTQTAPGDSIGVAQASEDVRWWVGLPEDWGHGDNPNTSDQFVRLETGRWTEGEHAGQRLEGFDSHGQVVTPGTDAWANIVGVITGGDVIPYREDGDWIGPDNVYDDPDYPGTDPVPIDDLESPWQQSQPEIMAPGPLDGSFEDRGEPA, from the coding sequence ATGAGCCTGGACATCCCCGGCTGGATGACCGGTGACGCCGGCCCGGTGCGGACCGCCGCCCGGGGCCTGCGCTCCGCAGCAGGCGTCGTCGACGACGAGCGGGCGGGCCTGCGTCGCACGCTCGGGCAGGCGGCGACCGCCCTGGGATGGGAGGGCCAGATCACCGACCGGGCCGACGAGGCCGCGAACCCGGCGCAGGACGGCCTGCGGATCATGCAGGAGGACCTGCACGCCGCCGGCGGGGCCCTGGACGACCTGGCGGGCGCGCTGGAGGACCACGGTCCGACGCTGCGCGAGATCCAGAGCGACTGGGACGCCCTGCACGCCGACAAGCCGCGCACCGAGGTGACGTACTACACCGGCGAGGAGATCGGTACGGTCGACTGGGCGGAGGTGCGACGCCGGGAGGACGCGCTGCGCGACCGCGCCGAGCACCCGAAGGAGATGCTGCGGACGGCCGACCGCGGTTGTCGCGACACCCTCGCCCAGGTCCGCTCCTCCCTGGCCGCCCTGGAGCCCGGCTCCTCCACCGCGAGCTTCACCCGTTCCCAGGCGCCCCAGGGGACCTGGCAGGTCTTCCGGGACCAGGGTCTGGTCAACACCGCCGCCGACGAGGCCCTGCTCGTCCGCATCGCCCGGGCGCAGGACCCGAACGCCGTGCGCGCCCTGCTCGACGAGCTCGACCAGCAACGGCTGGCCGGCTTCCTGCAGCGCAACCCGTACGTCATGGCGGCTCTGGCGACGGACGACGAGCCGCGCAACGCCGACGACCCGGTGCTGTCGGGCCTGTGGGAGGCGATCGGCGAGCTCGAGGACGGCCAGATCACCGATCCCCGGTCGATCGAGGGCATCCGCGACTACTGGGCCGGGCTGAGCCCGCAGGAGCAGCAGCGGCTGCGGCTGCTCTACCCGACCCTGGTCGGGACCCTGGACGGCATACCGGTGGAGCACCGTGCCGCCGCCAACCGGCTGCTCGTGGAGAGCGCGATCGACGTCGAGCAGCAGCGGCTGGCGGTCCTGCAGTCGATGCCGGACAACGCGGCGACCCGCGAGCAGGCTCTCGACGACCTGCCCGGGTGGTACCCCGACTGGCTGGGCGAGAAGATCCTCGAGGGTCTCATGCACGACGAGGCGCAGACACTGCTCCACGACTTCCGGCTGCGGGACCAGGAGGTGGAGCGCTCGCTGGCCAGGCTGGAGTTCTACGAGGGGCTGATGGAGCCTTTGGAGCGGCCCCGCTTCGCCGACGTGGAGGACGCCACTGGCACGGTGCTGCCCGCCGATGCGCGGGCGGTCCTGCTCTTCGACCCTCGTGGGGACGGCCGGTATGCCGAGTGGCACGGCGAGTTCGACAGTGACAACGTCGGCATCTTCGTGCCGGGCACGACGACCGACATGTCGAACATCGGGGGCTATGCGCAGCGGGTCGAACGTTGGGCGCGCGAGCCGAACACCAGTGGCGTGACCTGGATGGGGGTCGACCTGCCGAACTCCGTCGCCTCCGACGCCACCCAGACGCGGTACTCCGAGGACGGCGGTCAGGCGCTGCTGCGCTTCGTCGAGGGGCTGGGCATGTCGGAGCGGACCGTGACGGCGGTCGGCCACTCCGCCGGTGGCGGCATCGTCGGCTTCGCCGACGTCTACGGCCTCGATGTCGACCGGACGATGCTCGTCGCCCCGTCGGGCTCTGGCCTGGGTCTGCACCGGCCGCTTCCCTGGCCGCTGGCTCCCTGGGGCGCGCAACCCTCCACCCCCAACGAGTACCCGCCCCAGACGTGGGACGGCCACGACCGACAGGTCCAGCGCTTCACCCAGACCGCACCGGGCGACAGCATCGGGGTCGCCCAGGCCTCGGAGGACGTGCGGTGGTGGGTGGGCCTGCCCGAGGACTGGGGGCACGGCGACAACCCGAACACCTCGGACCAGTTCGTCCGGTTGGAGACCGGCCGCTGGACCGAGGGCGAGCACGCGGGGCAGCGGCTGGAGGGCTTCGACTCGCACGGCCAGGTGGTGACCCCCGGCACAGACGCGTGGGCGAACATCGTCGGCGTCATCACCGGCGGCGACGTCATCCCGTACCGCGAGGACGGCGACTGGATCGGACCGGACAACGTCTACGACGACCCGGACTACCCTGGCACCGACCCCGTGCCCATCGATGATCTGGAGTCTCCGTGGCAGCAGTCCCAGCCCGAGATCATGGCACCCGGACCGCTGGACGGCAGTTTCGAGGACCGCGGGGAGCCGGCGTGA
- a CDS encoding LacI family DNA-binding transcriptional regulator, translating into MSSDGRTRRPTIYSVADRAQVSIATVSRVLRRPGEVRPATRDKVLQVVEELGYVPDGAARSLAVKSHEAHGLVLPELGGPYYADLLTGYEQGAAEGGASVVVLLTDGKEDVDLLVRRLAGRVDGIVLMGAVQVSSATVSSVRGKLPVLALANSHEESVESFATENVRSAQELTTHLLDVHGRRRLRFVGSPDTADDVEDRYAGFVAAHEAAGLEAAPPVAAIFREEEGPRVASLLLEGGLEADGLVCANDELALAVMRHLLAAGVDVPGEVSITGWDDVMAARYVTPGLTTVSQPVRELGRQVAVRMRALLEDRSSAPEQHVLPTSPVIRQSCGCP; encoded by the coding sequence ATGAGCTCGGACGGCAGGACGCGACGCCCGACCATCTACTCGGTCGCCGACCGGGCACAGGTGTCGATCGCCACCGTCTCCCGGGTGCTCCGCCGCCCCGGCGAGGTGCGGCCGGCGACGCGCGACAAGGTCCTCCAGGTCGTCGAGGAGCTCGGCTACGTCCCGGACGGCGCGGCCCGCTCGCTGGCCGTGAAGTCGCACGAGGCGCACGGTCTCGTGCTGCCCGAGCTGGGCGGGCCCTACTACGCCGACCTCCTCACCGGCTACGAGCAGGGCGCCGCCGAGGGCGGGGCGAGCGTGGTGGTCCTGCTCACCGACGGCAAGGAGGACGTGGACCTGCTCGTGCGGCGCCTCGCCGGGCGGGTCGACGGGATCGTGCTCATGGGGGCGGTGCAGGTCTCCTCCGCGACCGTCTCCTCGGTCAGGGGCAAGCTGCCGGTCCTGGCCCTGGCCAACAGCCACGAGGAGTCGGTCGAGAGCTTCGCGACCGAGAACGTGCGCAGCGCCCAGGAGCTGACGACGCACCTGCTGGACGTGCACGGGCGACGCCGGCTCCGCTTCGTCGGCTCGCCGGACACCGCCGACGACGTCGAGGACCGGTATGCCGGTTTCGTCGCCGCGCACGAGGCCGCCGGTCTCGAGGCCGCCCCGCCGGTCGCGGCCATCTTCCGGGAGGAGGAGGGCCCGCGGGTCGCCTCCCTGCTGCTGGAGGGCGGGCTGGAGGCCGACGGGCTGGTCTGCGCCAACGACGAGCTGGCGCTCGCGGTGATGCGGCACCTGCTCGCGGCCGGCGTGGACGTGCCCGGGGAGGTCAGCATCACCGGCTGGGACGACGTCATGGCCGCGCGCTACGTCACCCCCGGGCTCACGACCGTGAGCCAGCCGGTCCGCGAGCTCGGCCGCCAGGTGGCGGTGCGCATGCGGGCGCTGCTCGAGGACCGGTCGTCGGCGCCGGAGCAGCACGTGCTGCCCACCAGCCCGGTGATCCGGCAGTCCTGCGGCTGCCCCTGA
- a CDS encoding long-chain-fatty-acid--CoA ligase, whose translation MTSANLAHNLAATAQAHPDARAVILDDMVLTYADVEESVARLAGWLRAQGIDEGDRVALMLPNVPAFPVLYYATLRLGAVVVPMNPLFKKREIQFYLEDSGAKLLVAMPGDDAQAAAEATGTQLLTVGPEGLSSYVHGEEAVDPVEEIVARDGGDTAVILYTSGTTGRPKEAELTCDNLQTNQLATTETLLHLDEEDVVMGCLPLFHVFGMTCGMNTAFATGAALTMIPRFDPAKALQVIERDAVTVFEGVPTMYGAMLAAAALADTPPDLSTLRTAVSGGASLPLEVMKKFEDTFGATILEGYGLSETSPVASFNHPDAERKAGSIGIPIRGVEMKLAGPDGTDVDASDPDAVGEICIRGENIMKGYWNRPDATSEAIDDDGWFHSGDLARVDEDGYYFIVDRKKDMIIRGGLNIYPREIEELLYEHPAVAEAAVIGVPHDELGEEVAAYVVLAPDAEATEAELVEHVKSQVAPYKYPRTVTMIEELPKGATGKILKRELREG comes from the coding sequence ATGACCAGCGCCAACCTCGCCCACAACCTCGCCGCCACGGCGCAGGCCCACCCCGACGCGCGGGCGGTGATTCTCGACGACATGGTCCTCACGTATGCCGACGTCGAGGAGTCGGTCGCGCGCCTGGCCGGCTGGTTGCGCGCCCAGGGGATCGACGAGGGTGACCGGGTCGCGCTGATGCTCCCCAACGTCCCGGCCTTCCCCGTCCTCTACTACGCGACGCTGCGGCTGGGGGCGGTCGTGGTGCCGATGAACCCGCTCTTCAAGAAGCGGGAGATCCAGTTCTACCTCGAGGACTCGGGAGCCAAGCTGCTCGTCGCGATGCCCGGGGACGACGCGCAGGCGGCCGCCGAGGCGACGGGGACGCAGCTGCTCACCGTCGGCCCCGAGGGGCTGAGCTCCTACGTCCACGGCGAGGAGGCGGTCGACCCGGTCGAGGAGATCGTCGCCCGCGACGGCGGTGACACCGCGGTCATCCTCTACACCTCCGGGACGACCGGCCGCCCCAAGGAGGCCGAGCTGACCTGCGACAACCTGCAGACCAACCAGCTCGCGACGACCGAGACCCTGCTCCACCTGGACGAGGAGGACGTGGTCATGGGCTGCCTGCCGCTCTTCCACGTCTTCGGCATGACCTGCGGCATGAACACCGCCTTCGCGACCGGCGCCGCCCTGACGATGATCCCGCGCTTCGACCCGGCCAAGGCGCTGCAGGTCATCGAGCGCGACGCCGTCACCGTCTTCGAGGGCGTCCCGACGATGTACGGCGCCATGCTCGCCGCCGCCGCGTTGGCCGACACCCCGCCGGACCTCTCGACGCTGCGCACCGCGGTCTCCGGCGGCGCGAGCCTGCCGCTGGAGGTGATGAAGAAGTTCGAGGACACCTTCGGGGCGACCATCCTGGAGGGCTACGGCCTCTCCGAGACCTCGCCGGTCGCCTCCTTCAACCACCCGGACGCCGAGCGCAAGGCCGGCTCCATCGGCATACCGATCCGGGGGGTGGAGATGAAGCTCGCCGGACCAGACGGAACGGACGTCGACGCGAGCGACCCCGACGCGGTGGGGGAGATCTGCATCCGCGGCGAGAACATCATGAAGGGCTACTGGAACCGCCCGGACGCGACCTCCGAGGCGATCGACGACGACGGCTGGTTCCACTCCGGCGACCTGGCGCGGGTCGACGAGGACGGCTACTACTTCATCGTCGACCGCAAGAAGGACATGATCATCCGCGGCGGGCTCAACATCTACCCGCGCGAGATCGAGGAGCTGCTCTACGAGCACCCGGCCGTCGCCGAGGCCGCCGTCATCGGCGTCCCGCACGACGAGCTCGGCGAGGAGGTCGCGGCCTACGTCGTGCTCGCGCCGGACGCGGAGGCCACCGAGGCCGAGCTGGTCGAGCACGTCAAGAGCCAGGTGGCGCCCTACAAGTACCCCCGCACCGTGACGATGATCGAGGAGCTGCCCAAGGGGGCCACCGGCAAGATCCTCAAGCGGGAGCTGCGCGAGGGCTGA
- a CDS encoding sulfatase has protein sequence MTRRPNILLVLSDDHAAHAVGAYGSRINTTPHLDAIAGRGARLDRCFVTNSLCTPSRASILTGTHSHVNEVRTLSTPIDPRQPTFVSMLQEAGYRTGIVGKWHLGEGPEHQPRGFDHWEILVDQGEYVDPTIVSADGTRTEPGYATDVLTDLALRWLDSLEGEDPWCLLLWHKAPHRPWIPAPRHTDLFTDPVPLPDTFEDEHVGRSEAVQRVWMSVAEHLTAEDLKEEPPAGLTGAELTRWRYQRWMEDYLRCVQAVDESVGTVTEALTARGELDDTVVVYSSDQGFFLGDHGWFDKRLMFEESIRMPLLLAYPRAVPAGAVHDGLVSNVDLAPTLLEACGVPAHPRMQGRSFWRDLTGGEAPPPAPGLYYRYWEHADGSHHAPAHYGYRTTTHKIVYYYNDPLGLPGTTGEPWPPEWELYDLRADPAELRNVADDPSYASVREDLEARMWRAQAELGDEPHPSQPVPRLVRQPDGAR, from the coding sequence ATGACCCGGCGACCCAACATCCTGCTCGTCCTCAGCGACGACCACGCGGCGCACGCGGTCGGCGCCTACGGCTCACGCATCAACACCACCCCGCACCTCGACGCGATCGCCGGGCGGGGGGCGCGCCTCGACCGCTGCTTCGTCACCAACTCGCTGTGCACCCCGAGCCGGGCGAGCATCCTCACCGGCACCCACAGCCACGTCAACGAAGTGCGGACGCTCTCGACTCCCATCGACCCCCGGCAGCCCACCTTCGTCTCGATGCTCCAGGAGGCGGGCTACCGCACCGGCATCGTCGGGAAGTGGCACCTGGGCGAGGGGCCGGAGCACCAGCCCCGCGGCTTCGACCACTGGGAGATCCTCGTGGACCAGGGGGAGTACGTCGACCCGACGATCGTCAGCGCGGACGGCACGCGGACCGAGCCGGGCTACGCCACGGACGTCCTCACCGACCTGGCGCTGCGCTGGCTGGACTCGCTCGAGGGCGAGGACCCCTGGTGCCTGCTGCTGTGGCACAAGGCGCCGCACCGCCCGTGGATCCCGGCGCCGAGGCATACCGACCTCTTCACCGACCCCGTCCCGCTCCCGGACACCTTCGAGGACGAGCACGTCGGCCGCTCCGAGGCGGTGCAGCGGGTGTGGATGAGCGTCGCCGAGCACCTGACCGCCGAGGACCTCAAGGAGGAGCCGCCGGCGGGTCTCACCGGGGCGGAGCTCACCCGGTGGAGGTACCAGCGGTGGATGGAGGACTACCTGCGCTGCGTGCAGGCGGTCGACGAGAGCGTCGGCACCGTGACCGAGGCGCTCACCGCCCGGGGCGAGCTGGACGACACGGTGGTCGTCTACAGCTCGGACCAGGGCTTCTTCCTCGGCGACCACGGGTGGTTCGACAAGCGCCTCATGTTCGAGGAGTCGATCCGTATGCCGCTGCTGCTCGCCTACCCGCGCGCGGTGCCGGCCGGCGCGGTGCACGACGGCCTGGTGTCCAACGTCGACCTGGCCCCGACGCTGCTCGAGGCGTGCGGGGTGCCCGCGCACCCGAGGATGCAGGGGCGCAGCTTCTGGCGCGACCTCACCGGCGGCGAGGCTCCGCCACCGGCGCCGGGGCTCTACTACCGCTACTGGGAGCACGCGGACGGCAGCCACCACGCCCCGGCGCACTACGGCTACCGGACCACCACGCACAAGATCGTCTACTACTACAACGACCCGCTGGGCCTGCCCGGGACCACGGGGGAGCCCTGGCCCCCGGAGTGGGAGCTCTACGACCTGCGCGCCGACCCGGCGGAGCTGCGCAACGTCGCGGACGACCCGTCCTACGCCTCGGTGCGCGAGGACCTCGAGGCCAGGATGTGGCGTGCCCAGGCCGAGCTGGGGGACGAGCCGCACCCGAGCCAGCCCGTGCCGCGGCTGGTCCGGCAGCCTGACGGGGCGCGGTAG